One window from the genome of Commensalibacter oyaizuii encodes:
- a CDS encoding tetratricopeptide repeat protein yields the protein MTTLNSSSTPAQLLTENGVAASSSANQTIIMDVNQNNFMQEVLDSSQKIPVLVDFWASWCNPCKQLTPVLEKVAMATKGRIKLAKLDIDANQALTQQLMQIGLPIQSIPLVAAFWQGQIVDLFQGAQPESAIQKFIDQVLKTAGSAMPSADFIEQGQTFLSEGKYEDAMGVFSQALELEPEKPEAWAGMIRALLAHSGPEAAQDVMEQVPEALQENAEIIGARSAIDLALEGQKAQNEAQLYIGKIKANPDDYQSRYDLATALNAAGKRQEAADQLLEIISRDRNWNEEAAKKQLLRFFEAWGMDDDATLGTRRRLSSLLFS from the coding sequence ATGACGACGCTTAATTCCTCATCTACACCTGCTCAATTATTAACTGAAAATGGTGTGGCTGCTTCATCTTCTGCAAACCAAACAATTATTATGGATGTTAATCAAAATAATTTTATGCAAGAAGTCCTAGACAGTAGCCAAAAAATCCCTGTCTTGGTTGATTTTTGGGCAAGTTGGTGCAACCCTTGTAAACAGCTGACCCCTGTTCTTGAAAAAGTAGCAATGGCAACCAAGGGGCGTATTAAGCTTGCCAAATTAGATATTGATGCCAACCAAGCCCTAACCCAACAATTAATGCAAATTGGCTTACCTATACAATCCATTCCATTGGTTGCGGCTTTTTGGCAAGGACAAATTGTTGATTTATTCCAAGGCGCACAACCCGAAAGCGCCATCCAAAAATTCATCGATCAAGTTCTCAAAACAGCAGGCAGTGCAATGCCCAGTGCCGATTTTATTGAACAAGGACAAACCTTCCTTAGTGAAGGAAAATATGAAGATGCTATGGGGGTCTTCTCTCAAGCCCTTGAACTAGAGCCAGAAAAACCAGAAGCATGGGCAGGAATGATTCGGGCATTACTAGCCCACTCTGGTCCAGAAGCTGCCCAAGACGTTATGGAACAAGTCCCCGAAGCTTTACAAGAGAATGCAGAAATTATTGGTGCCAGATCTGCTATAGATTTAGCACTAGAAGGACAAAAAGCCCAAAACGAAGCACAATTATATATAGGCAAGATCAAAGCCAACCCCGACGATTATCAATCACGATACGATCTAGCAACTGCCTTAAACGCAGCAGGCAAACGCCAAGAAGCAGCAGATCAGTTACTAGAGATTATTAGCCGAGATCGCAACTGGAATGAAGAAGCAGCAAAAAAACAATTACTTCGTTTTTTTGAAGCCTGGGGTATGGATGACGATGCAACCCTTGGGACAAGAAGACGGTTA